A stretch of Komagataella phaffii GS115 chromosome 2, complete sequence DNA encodes these proteins:
- a CDS encoding High affinity methionine permease encodes MVGLGKFSLSSNSNDSKGETLDNKESKDVNAVAPIDTDSESVNAGELVVLDKGDRRIGLISAAFLITNRILGTGIFSVTSTILTLSGSVGVTLILWVVGMIIALAGLYVYAEFGSYPSRLLQRNGGEKNYLEYVYKNPKFLVTCMYAMYVVLLGWASGNSVVFGEYILNAANVEPTEWAARGIGIACVSFAFLINTLNVKAGLFVMNTLGFFKVAIVLLISVTGWVALGGGINNSEFEPTGAFSNAFDGDSPSGYGIVMSLYNVIWAFVGYSNVNYSLSEVRNPVKALKISAPIAVISLGVIYMFVNIAYFAVVPGDVIRSSGRIIAAHFFRIAFGETAERACSVFVALSALGNVISVIFSQGRIVQQLGREGVLPFSSFFASQRPFNSPFTGLFEHWVICVITIVAPPAGDAYNFVMNLISYPLNIINFFVAIGLLWLHYEARKGRREWTPVIKSPIVVTFFFALASLYLVVAPYIPPTGGQNVYNDMPYWIHCVAAWGVFFAGGVYWVIWAKILPRYGKYKLVSRDVLEDDGFWRNKFFKIPYGSELSEEEFIEEHQKNL; translated from the coding sequence ATGGTGGGTCTTGGAAAATTTAGCTTGAGTTCTAATTCGAACGACTCCAAGGGTGAGACCCTCGATAATAAAGAATCAAAGGACGTCAATGCTGTTGCACCTATAGATACCGACAGTGAGAGCGTCAACGCTGGTGAGCTTGTCGTCTTGGATAAAGGTGATAGAAGAATTGGTCTCATCAGTGCCGCTTTCCTGATCACCAACAGAATTTTGGGTACCGGTATTTTCTCTGTTACCAGTACCATTTTAACCTTGAGTGGTTCCGTCGGTGTTACTTTGATTTTGTGGGTTGTCGGTATGATTATCGCCCTTGCTGGTTTGTACGTTTATGCTGAGTTTGGTTCTTATCCCTCTAGATTGTTGCAGAGAAATGGTGGTGAGAAGAACTACTTGGAGTACGTTTACAAGAACCCAAAGTTTCTGGTCACCTGTATGTATGCCATGTATGTGGTTCTGCTAGGTTGGGCTTCTGGTAACTCTGTGGTGTTTGGTGAGTATATTTTGAACGCTGCTAATGTTGAGCCAACTGAATGGGCTGCCAGAGGTATTGGTATTGCATGTGTCTCTTTTGCCTTTTTGATCAACACCTTGAATGTTAAGGCCGGTCTTTTTGTGATGAACACTTTAggattcttcaaagttgcCATTGTGCTTCTTATTTCGGTTACAGGATGGGTTGCACTAGGTGGTGGTATCAACAATTCTGAGTTCGAACCCACTGGTGCCTTCAGCAACGCCTTTGATGGTGATTCTCCTTCTGGATATGGTATCGTCATGTCCCTTTACAACGTCATTTGGGCCTTCGTGGGTTACAGTAACGTCAACTACTCACTTTCTGAGGTTAGAAATCCTGTTaaggctttgaagatttctGCTCCAATTGCTGTCATCTCTCTAGGTGTGATCTACATGTTTGTTAACATTGCATATTTCGCTGTTGTACCTGGTGACGTTATTAGGTCTTCAGGTAGAATTATTGCTGCACACTTTTTCAGAATTGCCTTTGGTGAGACAGCAGAGAGAGCTTGTTCTGTCTTCGTGGCTCTGAGTGCTTTGGGAAATGTTATTTCCGTTATTTTCTCTCAAGGTCGTATTGTGCAACAATTAGGAAGAGAGGGTGTTTTGCCAttctcctctttctttgcttctcAAAGACCTTTCAACTCTCCGTTCACCGGTTTGTTTGAGCATTGGGTGATCTGTGTCATCACAATTGTTGCCCCACCAGCAGGTGATGCTTACAACTTTGTtatgaacttgatttcatACCCACTTAACATTATTAACTTCTTTGTTGCCATCGGTTTACTTTGGTTACACTATGAAGCCCGTAAGggaagaagagaatggaCTCCTGTCATCAAGTCACCAATCGTAGTgactttcttctttgccCTTGCCTCTCTGTACCTGGTGGTAGCCCCATACATTCCTCCTACTGGTGGTCAAAACGTCTACAACGATATGCCTTACTGGATTCACTGTGTTGCTGCCTGGGGTGTCTTTTTCGCCGGTGGTGTCTATTGGGTTATCTGGGCTAAGATCTTACCAAGATATGGTAAGTACAAGCTGGTTTCCCGCGATGTCTTGGAGGACGACGGTTTCTGGAGAAacaagttcttcaagattcCTTATGGCTCGGAACTTTCTGAGGAAGAATTCATCGAAGAGCACCAAAAGAATTTGTAA
- a CDS encoding Ubiquitin-protein ligase involved in ubiquitin-mediated protein degradation, whose translation MSALQPMKITVQVVGADGLYKRDVFRSPDPFAVITVDGAQTKSTSTAKRTLHPFWNESFEFNCTQNSILAIQIFDQKKFKKKDQGFLGVINLRIGDVIDLENDISQSETLTRPLKKSNDNLIVSGEVFITLSHKGRGRQGGAASHMSPPNGPPAELLTPGPSANDAGSNPPGLISASNRQYSSFEDQYGRLPPGWERRTDNFGRTYYVDHNSRTTTWTRPALDQSEADRTNQRVNATEAERRQHMDRSLPGENSSSTTVGNLSSSGSVNASNNQTALSMASNGYTTFGLGELPPGWEQRLTAEGRPYFVDHNTRTTTWVDPRRQQYIRSVGPNTTVQQQPVSQLGPLPSGWEMRLTNTARVYFVDHNTKTTTWDDPRLPSSLDQNVPQYKRDFRRKVIYFRSQPALRILPGQCHIKVRRSHIFEDSYQEIMRQSPEDLKKRLMIKFDGEEGLDYGGVSREFFFLLSHDMFNPFYCLFEYSTHDNYTLQINPNSGINPEHLNYFKFIGRVVGLGIFHRRFLDAFFVGALYKMILHKKVILQDMEGVDAEFYRSLKWILENDITDVLDLTFSAEDERFGEIVTVDLKEGGRDIEVTEENKMEYVELITEWKIHRRVEQQFKAFMDGFNELIPQELINVFDERELELLIGGIADVDVEDWKKHTDYRGYQESDEVIQWFWKCVTEWDKEQKARLLQFTTGTSRIPVNGFKDLQGSDGPRRFTIEKAGESNQLPKSHTCFNRVDLPPYKDYGSLKQKLTLAVEETVGFGQE comes from the coding sequence ATGTCCGCCTTACAACCCATGAAGATCACTGTTCAAGTGGTGGGTGCCGATGGGTTATACAAGAGAGACGTATTTCGGTCACCAGACCCATTCGCTGTAATCACCGTTGACGGTGCTCAAACAAAATCTACTTCAACTGCAAAACGTACGTTACATCCTTTTTGGAACGAGAGCTTCGAGTTCAACTGCACACAGAACTCGATACTTGCTATTCAGATTTTTGACCagaaaaagttcaagaagaaggatcAAGGGTTTCTGGGTGTCATTAACCTTCGGATCGGAGATGTTATCGATTTAGAGAACGATATTAGTCAATCGGAAACCCTCACAAGGCCCTtaaaaaaatcaaatgaTAACCTAATAGTAAGCGGGGAGGTATTCATTACTCTCTCTCATAAAGGTCGAGGAAGGCAGGGTGGAGCCGCTTCTCACATGTCTCCTCCAAATGGACCTCCTGCAGAGCTGCTAACCCCTGGACCTTCCGCCAATGATGCAGGATCGAACCCTCCAGGGCTTATTTCTGCCTCCAATAGACAGTATTCTTCATTCGAGGACCAGTACGGAAGGTTACCTCCGGGCTGGGAACGCAGAACTGataactttggaagaacttACTATGTCGATCACAACAGTAGAACTACTACTTGGACTAGACCCGCTTTGGACCAATCCGAAGCTGATAGAACCAACCAAAGAGTTAATGCTACCGAAGCAGAACGAAGGCAACACATGGATAGATCACTTCCAGGGGAAAACTCCAGCTCGACCACTGTTGGCAATTTGAGCAGTAGCGGTTCTGTCAATGCTTCAAACAACCAAACAGCCCTGTCAATGGCATCAAATGGATACACCACTTTCGGATTGGGAGAGCTTCCTCCAGGTTGGGAACAGCGGTTGACGGCTGAGGGAAGGCCATATTTTGTCGACCATAATACACGAACTACCACATGGGTTGACCCTAGAAGGCAGCAGTATATCCGAAGTGTTGGGCCCAACACTACTGTTCAGCAGCAACCTGTGTCGCAGTTGGGACCACTGCCTAGTGGATGGGAAATGAGGCTGACTAACACCGCAAGAGTCTACTTTGTAGACCACAACACCAAGACCACTACTTGGGATGATCCAAGATTGCCTTCGTCCTTAGACCAAAATGTTCCGCAGTACAAGCGTGacttcagaagaaaagtGATCTACTTTAGATCCCAGCCAGCACTTAGAATCTTACCTGGACAATGCCATATCAAGGTGAGACGATCACATATCTTTGAGGATTCATACCAAGAAATTATGCGTCAATCGCCTGAGGACTTGAAGAAGCGTTTGATGATCAAGTTTGACGGAGAAGAAGGTCTGGATTACGGAGGAGTTTCCAGagaatttttctttttactTTCTCATGACATGTTTAACCCATTCTATTGTTTGTTTGAATATTCTACTCACGACAATTACACGTTACAGATCAACCCCAACTCTGGAATTAACCCTGAGCATCTTAATTacttcaagttcattggAAGGGTTGTCGGATTGGGAATTTTCCACAGAAGATTCCTGGATGCATTCTTTGTTGGTGCTTTATATAAGATGATTTTGCATAAGAAGGTAATTCTGCAAGACATGGAGGGAGTTGATGCTGAATTTTACAGATCACTGAAATGGATATTGGAAAATGACATCACCGATGTGTTAGACTTAACATTTAGTGCAGAGGATGAGAGATTTGGAGAGATCGTTACTGTGGACTTGAAAGAAGGCGGTAGAGATATTGAAGTCACTGAAGAGAACAAGATGGAGTATGTTGAGTTGATAACTGAATGGAAGATCCACAGACGGGTTGAGCAACAATTTAAGGCATTTATGGACGGATTCAACGAATTGATTCCTCAAGAACTAATAAACGTGTTTGACGAAAGAGAGTTAGAGTTGTTAATTGGTGGTATCGCAGATGTTGACGTGGAAGACTGGAAGAAACATACCGACTATAGAGGATATCAGGAGAGTGATGAGGTGATTCAATGGTTCTGGAAATGTGTCACTGAATGGGACAAGGAGCAAAAAGCCCGTTTACTACAATTCACAACGGGAACATCTCGTATTCCAGTCAACGGTTTCAAAGATCTCCAGGGATCAGACGGTCCTCGTAGGTTcaccattgaaaaagctggAGAGTCTAATCAATTACCCAAATCTCACACTTGTTTCAACAGGGTAGACTTACCGCCCTACAAGGATTATGGAAGCTTGAAACAAAAGTTGACACTAGCTGTAGAGGAAACTGTTGGATTTGGTCAAGAGTAA
- a CDS encoding Mitochondrial integral inner membrane protein required for membrane insertion of C-terminus of Cox2p, protein MFRRIPHLKQRIGPNVVRLIPRRCMSLQVVQQTLEFTTTNLQLIHQYSGLPWWALIPITTFTLRSLFTLPIAVLQRKRLQKQSVLRPLVTAMGPLLRLKLAQQASISQKLQRESIDFFPTEATKLNYEKIMILAAKESRKRQKKLFRDHGVQIWKNAILPVFQVPLWVTLSWTFRNLTGWHSFEQGNKPLDSSLIHEGFFWLHDLTVPDPYMILPVVLGSVALINLEWNNKTLQMRSSSAQGKKVSLRPTMMDAIMNLSRFSIAFLMVISTQAPVGLSLYWISSNLYSLSQNMILDKYLPISYTPNERHTQGISYNKHNLISDN, encoded by the coding sequence ATGTTTAGGAGGATACCACACCTTAAACAAAGGATAGGTCCCAATGTCGTCCGTCTCATCCCCAGAAGATGCATGTCCCTTCAAGTGGTTCAGCAAACCTTGGAGTTTACTACaacaaatcttcaactAATTCACCAGTATTCTGGACTTCCATGGTGGGCTCTGATCCCCATCACCACGTTCACTTTGAGATCACTGTTCACCCTTCCAATAGCCGTCTTGCAACGAAAAAGATTACAAAAACAAAGCGTCTTACGACCGCTGGTCACTGCCATGGGACCTCTATTACGACTCAAGCTGGCCCAACAGGCATCCATCTCACAGAAACTGCAAAGAGAATCCATAGATTTCTTTCCTACTGAAGCCACCAAGTTAAACTATGAAAAAATTATGATTCTGGCAGCGAAGGAGTCAAGGAAGAGACAAAAGAAGTTGTTCCGTGACCATGGTGTACAAATATGGAAGAATGCTATTTTGCCTGTCTTTCAAGTGCCCCTTTGGGTGACATTGAGTTGGACTTTTAGAAACCTAACAGGTTGGCATAGTTTTGAGCAAGGTAATAAGCCCCTAGATAGCTCTTTGATTCATGAAGGGTTTTTCTGGCTACATGATTTGACGGTGCCCGATCCGTATATGATCCTTCCCGTAGTTTTGGGATCGGTCGCTCTAATCAACTTGGAATGGAACAACAAGACACTGCAGATGAGGAGTAGCTCAGCtcaaggaaagaaagtaTCATTGAGGCCAACAATGATGGATGCGATAATGAACTTGTCCAGGTTTAGTATTGCCTTTCTCATGGTAATCTCCACACAAGCACCCGTTGGATTGTCGTTGTACTGGATCAGCTCCAATTTGTACTCATTGAGCCAAAACATGATATTGGATAAATATCTGCCTATCAGCTATACTCCAAACGAACGACATACTCAGGGAATCTCGTATAATAAACACAACTTGATCAGTGATAATTGA
- a CDS encoding Protein that forms a complex with Spt5p and mediates both activation and inhibition of transcription — MSTNKGVRERACMLCGIVLPGRVFMQNGCPNCDSVLNLRDSDQATVNECTSSSFEGLVAVGDNEHSWVAKWLRVDRFQPGLYAVRVDGRLPSDIVAALEQYGVYYRPRDGSVID, encoded by the coding sequence ATGTCCACTAACAAAGGTGTGAGAGAAAGAGCATGTATGCTCTGTGGTATTGTCTTGCCTGGTAGGGTATTCATGCAAAACGGCTGTCCTAACTGCGACTCAGTATTGAATTTGAGGGACAGTGATCAAGCTACCGTCAACGAGTGCACATCGTCATCTTTTGAGGGTTTGGTGGCCGTTGGAGATAATGAACACTCCTGGGTTGCTAAATGGCTCAGAGTAGATCGATTTCAGCCAGGTCTGTACGCCGTTCGAGTTGATGGAAGGTTACCCAGTGATATCGTAGCAGCTTTGGAACAGTATGGTGTCTATTATAGGCCACGAGATGGCTCTGTGATTGACTAG
- a CDS encoding Protein kinase: MSVQLITTAQELLNNIPLNVISQGAEAIVFETQTHPFLPKSNQSPTTKFIIKYRPRKPYRHPTLDLQIVSSRTQSEARLLHKLYQLGIKAPKLIAVDGPNGIIWMESVGGTLPNGETSSLKNMLWFKEKSQEEREDQRNEPNIALDDEVKDIMSKVGGAVAKLHLANIVHGDLTSSNIILDQHNDKWEPMLIDFGLSSYSLLAEDEAVDLYVLERALISTHPIYSKSYNEWLLQGYERTFREAAASKKFTEISRRLQDVRLRGRKRSMLG; this comes from the coding sequence ATGAGTGTTCAACTTATAACTACAGCTCAAGAGCTTTTGAATAACATACCACTGAACGTGATATCCCAAGGGGCGGAGGCAatagtttttgaaactcaaaCCCATCCATTTCTGCCAAAGTCAAACCAGTCGCCAACTACAAAATTTATCATAAAGTATAGACCAAGAAAACCATACCGTCACCCCACACTGGATCTTCAGATAGTTAGTTCAAGAACTCAGAGTGAAGCCAGATTGCTTCATAAACTATATCAACTTGGAATCAAAGCTCCCAAATTAATAGCGGTGGATGGTCCTAATGGTATCATATGGATGGAATCCGTTGGAGGAACGCTACCGAATGGAGAGACAAGCTCGTTGAAAAACATGCTATGGTTCAAGGAGAAATCCCAAGAAGAACGAGAAGATCAAAGGAATGAGCCAAATATTGCTTTAGATGATGAAGTCAAAGACATAATGTCCAAAGTGGGAGGTGCTGTTGCAAAATTGCATCTTGCAAACATAGTTCATGGTGATTTGACCTCATCCAATATCATCTTGGATCAGCATAACGATAAATGGGAGCCAATGCTCATAGACTTTGGTCTAAGCTCGTATTCTTTATTGGCAGAAGACGAGGCAGTTGATTTGTATGTTCTTGAGCGAGCATTGATCAGTACTCATCCCATTTATTCCAAGTCGTACAATGAATGGCTACTTCAAGGATATGAGAGGACTTTCAGGGAAGCAGCGGCGTCAAAGAAGTTTACAGAAATATCCAGAAGGTTGCAAGATGTTCGTCTAAGAGGGCGTAAACGTAGTATGTTGGGTTAG